In one Oryza glaberrima chromosome 2, OglaRS2, whole genome shotgun sequence genomic region, the following are encoded:
- the LOC127763562 gene encoding protein PEROXIN-4, with protein sequence MQASRARLFKEYKEVQREKSADPDIQLICDDSNIFKWTALIKGPSETPFEGGVFQLAFSIPEQYPLLPPQVRFLTKIFHPNVHFKTGEICLDILKNAWSPAWTLQSVCRAIIALMAHPEPDSPLNCDSGNLLRSGDIRGYQSMARMYTRLAAMPKKG encoded by the exons GCATCTAGAGCTAGGCTCTTTAAGGAGTATAAGGAGGTGCAGCGAGAAAAGTCAGCTGATCCAGATATCCAGTTAATCTGCGATGATTCAAACATATTCAAGTGGACTGCTCTTATCAAG GGCCCTTCGGAGACACCTTTTGAAGGTGGTGTATTTCAACTTGCATTCTCTATTCCTGAGCAataccctctccttcctccgcaAGTTCGCTTCTTGACCAAAATTTTCCACCCGAATGTGCATTTCAAG ACAGGTGAGATTTGCCTGGATATCTTGAAGAATGCGTGGAGCCCAGCATGGACACTACAATCCGTTTGTAGAGCCATAATTGCATTGATGGCCCATCCTGAACCAGACAGTCCACTTAACTGTGACTCAG GCAACCTCCTGCGCTCAGGCGACATCAGAGGCTATCAATCCATGGCAAGAATGTATACTAGGTTGGCTGCCATGCCAAAGAAAGGTTAA